DNA from Chitinophagales bacterium:
CTATGGAAATAATGAAGCACGCCTGGAGGCAAATATCTATTCAGCTCAAGAATACGCGCATACTTACTAAATTGCAGGATTCAGAAGAAAAAAAGAACCTACCCGAATTTAGCATCGTAAATTAGCATTTATAAAAACCCATTGTAAAACCAATAGTAACTATGAAAATGAAAAACATGAATTCCTTTTTTTCCGTAATGCTTTTACTGGTGCTGCCAGCCTTTGTATTTGCAAATAATGGAATAAAAAAAACACAGGTTATCTATATTCAGACATCTGCCGTTTGCGAAGACTGTAAGGCAAAAATTGAAGATGCCGTGAAACAATTGGATGGTGTTAAAAATGCAGATCTAAACCTGAAAGATAA
Protein-coding regions in this window:
- a CDS encoding heavy-metal-associated domain-containing protein codes for the protein MNSFFSVMLLLVLPAFVFANNGIKKTQVIYIQTSAVCEDCKAKIEDAVKQLDGVKNADLNLKDKKLMVKYSAETVSEAQIKMAISKAGYDADDVKADASSLTNLPKCCQDKNSKPSCH